The window CCCCTTTAAGGGAGATACTCCATTAGACGTAACAAGAAAGGAAAGAGGTTTTTTCAACACGTCAATAATCTTCTTCACGCCTAGTTTCATAATGTTCAACGCTCCGTTAACGTCACTATGAAGCTTATGGCCAAAAGGACAGTTTACCACCCCCCTAGGCCTTCTATCAACCTTAACCCCATGATAAGCACAGAAACGTGACGTATTATACTCAACAACTAGAAACGTCTTTATACCATATTCATAAAGCCTATTCACTACAGCGTCTATCAACTTACCATAAGACCATATGTTCACAGTAAACTTGTTACCCTTGTCCTGAGAGATGAAGTAAGGATAACCCAAATACACCGTTGAAACACCAAGATCCCACAAGGACTTAGCCAAGTGAGAGGCTAACGTTCTGTAATAATGAAGAAGCCTACGGTACAACTTTGCGAATAATCTTTTCCTTTCCCTCAACACTTCTTCCCTAGCTTTCCCTTCTTGAATCTTTTCAACCTCACTCCTCAACTTGTCAAGCTCGGCAATCTTCTTCTGAAAATAGAAGTAATCGCTCTTAATGAGAGAACCACGGTAAAAGAGTATTGTACCATCATTAACAACAACAGTAGCCAACATGTTTACACCAAGGTCAATTGAGGCTACCTTCTCGCCTTTGGGCTTCTCAACTTGAATCCTTTCT is drawn from Sulfolobus acidocaldarius SUSAZ and contains these coding sequences:
- a CDS encoding transposase, which encodes MTLPSGELPKDEEREPITPAIPEGSVRTVVMRLFPNGHQQRKLSKLADSSAKLWNEVNYERRQQFFQEKKVDLKNTWKKYYEKYKKVLGVNTQAVLQKNNEAWSSFFSLLKQKPPFVDHVSVPGYWKEGGKRKLILVIRQDRYEVDEEKHTLFLKDWKIEIPFEGRLRWFGAQGRLEIHIEGNKFYAHIPVDVGRITAKKSGKPMKDSLIIHGERERIQVEKPKGEKVASIDLGVNMLATVVVNDGTILFYRGSLIKSDYFYFQKKIAELDKLRSEVEKIQEGKAREEVLRERKRLFAKLYRRLLHYYRTLASHLAKSLWDLGVSTVYLGYPYFISQDKGNKFTVNIWSYGKLIDAVVNRLYEYGIKTFLVVEYNTSRFCAYHGVKVDRRPRGVVNCPFGHKLHSDVNGALNIMKLGVKKIIDVLKKPLSFLVTSNGVSPLKGSNALDPSRILAL